One window of the Rhodohalobacter sp. SW132 genome contains the following:
- a CDS encoding CsbD family protein: protein MSNLRIKGNWNEVKGKLKEKYGDLTDDDLTYAEGKEDQLVGKLQKKLGKTRQEVIDEIEGMKDS, encoded by the coding sequence ATGAGTAATCTGAGAATTAAAGGTAACTGGAACGAAGTAAAGGGGAAACTGAAAGAAAAATATGGGGATCTTACAGATGATGATCTGACCTATGCGGAAGGCAAGGAAGATCAGCTTGTGGGAAAGCTTCAGAAAAAACTTGGCAAAACAAGACAAGAAGTTATAGATGAAATTGAAGGCATGAAAGACTCCTGA
- the murQ gene encoding N-acetylmuramic acid 6-phosphate etherase, whose translation MNRLDRDLFDKLSVLLTEQRNPETMRIDMAGSYEIVKQINREDKKVAEQVEYKLPVIAEAVETIALKIKEGGRLLYFGAGTSGRLGILDASECPPTFGTAPDIVQGFIAGGKEAVFVSQEGAEDSLSTGREEVKKAKVTDKDVVVGLAASGRTPYVHGAVLEAKERGAITAFITTVSADQVDIRDEIDFMIDVPVGPEVIMGSTRMKSGTAQKMVLNMLSTGAMIRLGKVYENVMVDLQLSNKKLEERAKRIVMLLTDCTYETAENILMETDGHVKTALVMILTNSTRAEAENRLAENNGFVRASV comes from the coding sequence ATGAATAGATTAGACCGTGACCTGTTTGATAAGTTAAGTGTACTGCTCACGGAGCAGCGCAATCCGGAGACGATGAGGATCGATATGGCCGGCAGCTACGAGATTGTTAAACAGATCAATAGAGAGGATAAAAAAGTTGCGGAACAGGTGGAGTATAAACTTCCCGTAATTGCCGAAGCTGTTGAAACCATCGCTTTGAAAATTAAGGAGGGCGGACGCCTGCTCTATTTTGGTGCGGGTACAAGCGGCCGGCTTGGGATTCTGGATGCATCGGAATGTCCGCCTACATTCGGAACCGCCCCGGACATTGTTCAGGGATTTATTGCAGGCGGCAAAGAAGCAGTTTTTGTATCTCAGGAGGGGGCCGAAGATAGCCTGTCTACTGGAAGGGAGGAGGTGAAAAAAGCGAAAGTTACAGATAAAGATGTTGTTGTCGGGCTTGCGGCAAGCGGCAGAACACCATACGTTCACGGAGCAGTACTGGAGGCCAAAGAGAGAGGTGCAATTACTGCGTTTATTACGACAGTATCAGCAGACCAGGTTGATATCCGGGATGAGATCGATTTCATGATCGACGTGCCTGTGGGGCCTGAAGTGATCATGGGCAGTACGCGAATGAAGAGCGGAACGGCACAGAAAATGGTTCTGAATATGCTGAGTACAGGTGCGATGATCCGTCTGGGGAAAGTTTATGAAAATGTGATGGTGGATCTTCAGCTGAGTAATAAAAAATTAGAAGAAAGAGCCAAACGAATCGTTATGCTTCTGACGGATTGTACGTACGAAACAGCCGAAAATATTCTGATGGAAACAGACGGACATGTGAAAACCGCACTGGTTATGATCCTGACTAATAGCACACGGGCAGAAGCGGAAAACAGACTGGCAGAGAACAATGGTTTTGTAAGGGCTTCTGTTTAA
- a CDS encoding methyl-accepting chemotaxis protein produces the protein MSEYSSFSRFFPSFRNDLSPAVEQQLQTSYVETDRFMLKLLLVHWAVATTVMAFSYSTYLLGFMGGGLIYGIAYMVFSFNPGTLMSRITIGASFMAFSMLFIQQHLGQIEMHFHIFISLAFLIRYKDISPVLAATVTTALHHAIFNMAQDAELSVAGTPIMIFDYGCGWDIVAIHAGFVIVAMLVYSSIIVNLTREFLKNAAVYSMIDHLNESVQYTSDAADEISESGQELALTASSSSEAVSASNSSIDEMNRQIQQLNEKTSSARNQVVRVTDNSERMNQSMKDLKASSDNITSIIKTIDSIASQTNLLALNAAVEAARAGEAGKGFAVVTDEVRVLAQKTAKAASDIAVLIEDNSVKAEQGKSISEEITGQVSHLMEWMNEVHEATGSQADNLEDLKQAIGDISRNADQTAGTAEKNAATAEELQSQVHVIEGIIRELRQRVNCSADENFEKKNRLDSSDDYNNHYSLPDETQFSYSKIGQSQNSPKKQVHPTNGNGYTNGAKH, from the coding sequence ATGTCAGAGTACAGCTCATTTTCACGCTTCTTTCCATCTTTCAGGAATGATTTATCCCCAGCTGTGGAGCAACAACTTCAAACCAGTTATGTAGAAACCGATCGGTTCATGCTAAAATTGCTGCTTGTTCACTGGGCCGTTGCAACCACCGTGATGGCATTTAGTTACAGCACGTATCTGCTGGGTTTCATGGGAGGCGGATTGATATATGGAATTGCCTACATGGTATTCAGTTTCAATCCGGGCACTTTAATGAGTCGGATTACAATCGGAGCTTCGTTTATGGCGTTTTCCATGCTGTTTATTCAGCAGCATTTGGGACAGATCGAAATGCATTTTCATATTTTTATCTCTCTCGCATTCCTGATTCGCTATAAAGATATCTCACCAGTTCTTGCCGCAACAGTAACAACTGCATTGCACCATGCGATTTTTAATATGGCTCAGGATGCTGAACTATCTGTTGCAGGCACACCCATTATGATATTTGATTACGGTTGTGGATGGGATATCGTAGCTATTCATGCAGGGTTTGTGATTGTGGCAATGCTTGTTTACAGCAGTATCATTGTAAATTTAACCCGTGAGTTTTTGAAAAATGCGGCAGTTTACAGCATGATCGATCACCTGAATGAATCGGTACAGTATACCAGCGACGCCGCAGATGAGATCTCCGAATCCGGACAGGAACTTGCCCTTACGGCATCCAGCAGCAGTGAGGCCGTATCGGCATCAAACAGCAGTATTGATGAAATGAACCGGCAAATTCAGCAGTTGAATGAGAAAACCTCATCGGCGAGGAACCAGGTTGTTCGAGTGACAGATAATTCTGAACGGATGAATCAATCGATGAAGGATCTGAAAGCATCCAGTGACAATATCACATCTATCATTAAAACGATTGACAGCATTGCATCTCAGACAAATCTGCTTGCTCTTAATGCGGCAGTAGAAGCAGCACGTGCCGGGGAAGCCGGAAAAGGATTCGCGGTGGTGACTGATGAAGTGCGGGTTTTGGCCCAAAAAACGGCTAAAGCGGCAAGTGATATTGCAGTACTTATCGAAGATAACTCGGTGAAAGCAGAGCAGGGCAAAAGTATTTCAGAAGAGATTACCGGTCAGGTGAGTCATCTGATGGAATGGATGAATGAAGTCCACGAAGCTACCGGGAGCCAGGCAGATAATCTTGAAGATTTAAAACAGGCCATTGGTGATATCTCACGAAATGCAGATCAAACAGCCGGCACCGCAGAAAAAAATGCAGCCACCGCGGAAGAGCTTCAAAGCCAGGTGCACGTCATTGAGGGAATTATCCGCGAATTACGGCAGCGTGTGAACTGTTCTGCCGATGAGAATTTCGAAAAGAAAAACAGGCTGGATTCAAGCGATGATTATAACAATCATTACTCATTACCGGATGAAACTCAATTTAGCTATTCAAAAATCGGGCAAAGCCAAAACTCTCCTAAAAAACAGGTTCACCCAACAAACGGTAACGGCTACACAAACGGTGCAAAACATTAA
- the accC gene encoding acetyl-CoA carboxylase biotin carboxylase subunit, translated as MKQTIKKVLVANRGEIALRVMRTCYEMGIRTVAIYSTPDAKAPHVKFADESVWVGEAASSESYLDMDKVIGAAKQTDADAIHPGYGFLSENGEFSNRVKDEGIIFIGPSAESMRLMGDKTAARDLMGKAGVPCPPGTKDAMEDVEKALSVARNVGFPVLIKAAAGGGGKGMRIVHDEKDFTASVKSAQSEARNAFGDDRVYVEKYLEEPRHIEFQILADRDGNTVHLFERECSVQRRHQKVIEEAPSSLLTSKLRDEMADAAVKAAKACNYEGAGTIEFLVDKHQKFYFLEMNTRLQVEHPVTEMITGIDLVRAQIEIAEGKPLPFQQNDIQKNGHAIECRVYAEDPSDQFLPSTGTLTRHRIPAGAGVRVDSGVEEGGEVTINYDPMISKLSVHSATRKLAIKKMLRALHEYEISGCRTTIPFCEFTLKHDAFSSGQYDTHFVKDHFDPVKETMFEKVNELDALAASLVAALHEDSQGSGKNGNLKQTGTDVNQWWSNRR; from the coding sequence ATGAAGCAAACGATTAAGAAGGTTCTTGTGGCGAACCGGGGTGAAATTGCACTCCGGGTTATGCGAACCTGCTATGAGATGGGAATTCGAACTGTAGCGATCTACTCCACGCCGGATGCAAAAGCTCCGCATGTGAAATTTGCCGATGAATCGGTCTGGGTAGGCGAAGCGGCGTCTTCAGAGAGCTACCTCGATATGGATAAAGTAATCGGTGCGGCAAAGCAGACGGATGCGGATGCCATCCATCCCGGGTACGGGTTTTTGAGTGAAAACGGTGAGTTTTCCAACCGTGTGAAAGATGAGGGAATAATCTTCATCGGCCCGAGCGCTGAATCGATGCGCCTCATGGGGGATAAAACGGCGGCCCGTGACCTGATGGGCAAAGCTGGCGTTCCGTGTCCGCCGGGAACAAAAGATGCAATGGAAGACGTGGAAAAGGCTCTTTCCGTAGCCCGGAATGTGGGTTTTCCGGTTTTGATAAAAGCGGCAGCCGGCGGGGGCGGTAAAGGGATGAGAATAGTGCACGATGAGAAAGATTTTACAGCCAGCGTAAAATCGGCACAGTCTGAAGCTCGAAATGCGTTTGGCGATGACCGGGTGTATGTTGAAAAATACCTGGAGGAGCCGCGTCATATTGAGTTCCAGATTCTGGCCGATCGTGACGGAAATACAGTCCATCTGTTTGAACGGGAATGTTCTGTGCAGCGAAGGCATCAAAAAGTGATTGAAGAGGCGCCCAGTTCACTTCTGACGTCAAAACTCAGAGATGAGATGGCGGATGCTGCCGTAAAAGCGGCCAAAGCGTGTAATTACGAAGGGGCCGGGACGATCGAATTTCTTGTGGATAAACATCAGAAATTCTATTTCCTCGAGATGAATACACGTCTGCAGGTGGAGCATCCCGTTACAGAAATGATTACCGGAATAGATCTGGTGAGGGCGCAGATTGAAATTGCGGAGGGAAAACCGCTCCCGTTTCAGCAGAATGATATTCAAAAAAACGGTCACGCAATCGAATGCCGGGTCTACGCCGAAGATCCATCAGATCAGTTTTTGCCGAGTACAGGAACGCTTACGCGCCACAGAATTCCGGCCGGTGCGGGAGTGCGTGTGGATTCCGGAGTTGAAGAGGGCGGCGAGGTAACCATCAACTACGACCCGATGATCTCTAAACTTTCTGTACACTCTGCAACGCGAAAACTGGCCATCAAAAAAATGCTTCGCGCTCTTCACGAGTATGAGATCAGCGGCTGCCGAACCACAATTCCATTCTGCGAATTTACGCTGAAACACGATGCATTTTCGAGCGGTCAGTATGATACTCATTTTGTGAAGGATCATTTCGATCCTGTAAAAGAGACTATGTTTGAAAAAGTGAATGAGCTGGATGCACTTGCTGCATCACTCGTAGCTGCACTGCACGAAGATTCGCAGGGCAGCGGTAAAAACGGAAATCTTAAACAGACCGGCACGGATGTAAATCAGTGGTGGAGTAACAGACGATAA
- a CDS encoding SCO family protein, giving the protein MNGVGSVILLGVLILLPFILVVGGRYLDDSHPVKSTAISEFTFLESSDNEVEVLFFGFVGCASICPTSLLKLSEVLESDEIQNTGLKAGGIFVEVDLSGKTGSREADNYSKLFSNSIRGVHPGKERLDQILKEFSARVTNNRQENRLITHTDHFYILKRHNGGWQIAEVLRNGSSREVLLNAILNAKEKTSV; this is encoded by the coding sequence ATGAATGGCGTTGGCTCTGTTATTTTATTGGGTGTTCTCATCTTACTTCCATTCATATTGGTTGTAGGCGGTAGATATTTGGATGATTCCCATCCAGTGAAATCTACTGCTATATCAGAATTTACGTTTTTGGAGTCGTCTGATAATGAGGTTGAGGTTCTGTTTTTTGGTTTTGTGGGCTGCGCTTCTATCTGTCCTACTTCACTTTTAAAACTCTCTGAAGTTCTTGAATCAGATGAAATTCAGAATACCGGTCTGAAGGCCGGCGGCATATTTGTTGAAGTGGATCTCTCAGGAAAAACGGGCAGTAGAGAGGCTGACAATTATTCAAAACTTTTCTCGAACTCTATACGGGGTGTACATCCCGGTAAGGAGAGGCTTGATCAAATATTGAAGGAATTTTCAGCCCGTGTTACGAATAATCGACAGGAAAATCGGCTGATTACTCACACCGACCATTTTTACATTTTAAAAAGACATAATGGCGGTTGGCAGATTGCCGAAGTATTGAGAAATGGAAGCAGCAGAGAGGTTCTGTTAAACGCAATTCTCAATGCAAAAGAAAAAACTTCTGTATAA
- a CDS encoding lmo0937 family membrane protein: MRSLLYLIAVIMVIGWLIGFIGYSLGGLIHILLVIAVISILIDVIGGRRRV; the protein is encoded by the coding sequence ATGAGATCATTATTATATTTAATCGCTGTCATCATGGTCATAGGCTGGCTAATTGGATTTATCGGGTATTCTCTCGGTGGATTGATTCACATACTTCTCGTGATTGCCGTCATTTCAATTTTAATTGATGTGATTGGTGGTCGAAGGCGGGTGTAA
- a CDS encoding methyl-accepting chemotaxis protein gives MTIAMLSLFLIAIVTTTGIVYSVFNSSFTEGVQDRLVATGTANTDIFLEWLDARQDEIRLVASLDAAEQVDEERLSHILERLAANNGHYDTIYFVDTNGNGVVGVSFDGSATVLTSEEAAQFQVGDRAWFQEAIRGEDVFSQPLVSRATGNRVSNVVIPVRNNGQIIGVVRAAVRLDILTETLADIQLAEGTELYIINRDGEAVTSAQSLQGAGESISTRAAENISRETSGHGRYANAAGQSVIGSYNYIPLLGWGMITEANESIALAEVRTVLWQIIMVSAFILLAAGFIIVLLVKTSITKPLQAAIDSLSAASEQVSSASTEVSSSSQTLAEGSSEQAASLEQTSSSLEQIAAQTKQNSANANQANRSVKDSSQIVGKGVDSMKRMSSAINEIMESSNETSKIVKTIDEIAFQTNLLALNAAVEAARAGEAGKGFAVVAEEVRNLAQRSAEAAQNTSTLIEKSQENAKNGVAVADEVALQLKSINESTDAIETLISEIAAASSEQTEGINQVSIAMSEMDKVVQSNAANSEETASASEELSSLGAELERMVDGLRVIIGGNMNSKGSLDHANDFHGENYDADDFNWNSGETGDFYENKKRNQRPGSGSSNQNASIADDFSQF, from the coding sequence ATGACAATCGCGATGCTTTCGCTTTTTTTAATAGCTATTGTTACGACAACAGGGATCGTGTATTCGGTATTTAATTCTTCATTTACGGAGGGTGTTCAGGACCGGCTGGTTGCAACAGGCACCGCAAATACAGACATTTTCCTGGAATGGCTGGATGCTCGTCAGGATGAGATACGTTTAGTAGCTTCACTGGATGCAGCGGAACAAGTTGATGAAGAGCGGCTGTCACATATCCTGGAACGGCTTGCTGCCAATAATGGTCACTATGACACAATCTATTTTGTGGACACAAACGGTAACGGTGTTGTAGGGGTAAGTTTTGACGGTTCTGCAACCGTACTGACATCAGAAGAAGCGGCTCAGTTCCAGGTTGGCGACCGGGCATGGTTTCAGGAAGCCATCCGGGGAGAGGATGTATTTTCGCAACCTCTTGTTTCGCGAGCAACCGGAAACCGTGTGAGTAACGTAGTTATTCCGGTCCGGAATAATGGGCAGATCATCGGTGTGGTTCGTGCAGCTGTAAGGCTTGATATATTAACTGAAACACTGGCTGATATACAGCTTGCGGAAGGAACGGAGCTCTATATTATTAACAGAGACGGGGAGGCAGTGACGTCAGCTCAATCTCTTCAGGGTGCGGGAGAGAGCATAAGCACACGTGCCGCAGAAAATATAAGCAGAGAAACAAGTGGTCACGGGCGATATGCGAATGCCGCAGGACAATCTGTAATTGGAAGCTATAACTATATTCCGCTGCTTGGATGGGGGATGATTACAGAAGCAAATGAAAGCATAGCACTGGCGGAAGTTCGCACGGTCTTATGGCAAATCATTATGGTGTCGGCATTTATTCTGCTTGCTGCAGGATTTATTATTGTGCTTTTGGTTAAAACCAGTATCACCAAACCGCTTCAAGCCGCTATTGACAGTTTATCTGCTGCCAGTGAACAGGTTTCATCTGCTTCAACAGAAGTATCGTCATCAAGTCAGACACTTGCTGAGGGGTCCAGTGAACAGGCGGCAAGTTTGGAGCAGACAAGCTCGTCACTGGAACAAATAGCGGCTCAGACAAAACAAAATTCTGCGAATGCAAATCAGGCCAATCGGTCGGTGAAGGATAGTTCTCAGATTGTTGGTAAAGGAGTAGATTCGATGAAACGTATGAGCTCTGCAATCAATGAAATCATGGAATCTTCCAATGAAACATCCAAGATTGTAAAAACCATCGATGAAATCGCGTTTCAAACCAATTTATTGGCGCTCAATGCAGCAGTAGAAGCTGCCCGCGCAGGAGAGGCTGGTAAAGGATTTGCTGTGGTGGCTGAAGAGGTTCGAAACCTGGCTCAAAGAAGTGCAGAAGCGGCACAGAATACATCAACACTTATCGAGAAATCCCAGGAAAATGCTAAAAATGGGGTGGCTGTGGCCGACGAAGTAGCATTACAACTTAAGAGCATAAATGAAAGTACGGATGCTATTGAAACGTTGATTTCAGAAATTGCGGCTGCCTCCAGTGAACAAACCGAGGGGATTAACCAGGTAAGCATCGCCATGTCAGAAATGGATAAAGTGGTTCAATCAAACGCCGCAAATTCCGAAGAGACAGCAAGTGCATCTGAGGAGCTCTCATCGCTCGGTGCGGAACTCGAGCGAATGGTAGATGGTCTTCGGGTTATCATTGGTGGAAATATGAATAGCAAGGGTTCGCTTGATCACGCCAATGATTTCCATGGGGAAAACTACGATGCGGATGATTTTAACTGGAACTCCGGAGAAACAGGAGATTTTTACGAAAATAAAAAACGCAACCAGCGTCCAGGCAGTGGATCATCAAATCAGAATGCATCCATAGCAGACGACTTTTCACAATTCTAA
- a CDS encoding tetratricopeptide repeat-containing sensor histidine kinase has product MAYIIIFMLLLPVADLSSLNSEYSVQNEYPGQESPYYLLDLNDQGFQTIPKTEASVDSLLRLGFDQRDRDSRLSFEVARQALSIAYDIDYKEGMAGSHNLIGIKYIDFGDHELAHQNYLLALAIEEKLGNDSEIANILNNLSRIYVEQGNFDEAVKYLEASIERWNAVGENRRVLSTTNNLGVIYRREGNYDRALDYFWETVNRTIEQPEPDSLLYIVATLNIGNTYRNKGDLQRAKIHLFAARDFIVRNEYKSHQIFTDLVLGELYKDLGEYDYALAYASTAFELAREENYRENLKDAHLLLAQIYEDTENYQSAFDHFKQYHQIHDTLQTMQRGERIEEMQVRFDIEKKDREIDLLNKEAALQEARIAQQQQSRTFLIFGMILLLIIVVLLYRANLQRKKNNRELNQSRLEIQKQNIKLCNLNKEKDEFMSVAAHDLRNPITSISMAADLISSSPEIDRNTVHEYTGMIKVSANRMLTLINSLLDIQSISASRGGNNKVREVNMNTLVEESVQHFHRPASSKEIELKLILQRELTEIMGDPDNILRILDNLISNAIKYSPAKTSVSIVTEQKGRHVRISVRDQGPGITPEDQQKLFGKFTRLSNRPTGNESSTGLGLFIVKKIAESMDGKVWCESEQGCGSVFFVELPLNQNSRQHDARSRRKKVTAKL; this is encoded by the coding sequence GTGGCTTACATCATCATTTTTATGCTCCTGCTCCCTGTAGCGGATTTATCCTCACTGAATAGTGAATATTCGGTACAAAATGAGTATCCCGGACAGGAGTCACCCTACTACTTGCTCGATTTAAACGACCAGGGTTTTCAAACAATACCAAAGACAGAGGCATCGGTGGATAGTTTGCTACGTCTTGGATTTGATCAAAGAGACAGAGATTCCCGCCTCTCTTTTGAAGTTGCCAGGCAGGCTCTTTCCATCGCGTATGATATCGACTATAAAGAAGGGATGGCCGGCTCACACAACCTGATCGGAATAAAATATATCGATTTTGGCGACCATGAACTGGCACATCAAAATTATCTTCTGGCACTCGCCATTGAAGAAAAGCTGGGGAATGACAGCGAAATCGCCAATATTCTGAACAATCTGTCCAGAATATATGTGGAACAAGGAAATTTTGATGAAGCTGTAAAGTATCTTGAAGCAAGTATTGAGCGTTGGAATGCCGTCGGGGAAAATCGGCGTGTTCTCTCCACAACAAACAATCTTGGGGTGATCTACCGAAGAGAGGGAAACTACGACCGTGCACTGGATTATTTTTGGGAAACCGTCAATCGAACAATTGAGCAGCCGGAACCCGATAGTCTGCTTTATATTGTTGCTACACTGAATATTGGCAATACCTATCGGAACAAGGGAGATCTTCAGCGTGCAAAAATTCATCTTTTTGCAGCAAGGGATTTTATAGTACGAAATGAATATAAATCTCATCAGATCTTTACAGATCTTGTATTAGGTGAGCTCTACAAAGACCTCGGTGAGTACGATTATGCACTTGCTTACGCATCTACAGCATTTGAACTTGCCCGTGAGGAAAATTACCGCGAAAACCTTAAAGATGCCCACCTTCTTCTTGCACAAATTTATGAGGATACCGAAAATTATCAATCCGCTTTTGATCATTTTAAACAGTATCACCAGATTCATGATACGCTCCAGACCATGCAGCGGGGTGAGCGTATTGAAGAGATGCAGGTGCGTTTTGATATTGAAAAAAAGGACCGGGAAATCGATCTGCTGAATAAAGAAGCCGCACTTCAGGAAGCGAGGATTGCTCAACAACAGCAATCCCGAACATTTTTGATTTTCGGGATGATCCTTCTGCTCATCATTGTGGTTCTGCTCTATCGTGCAAATCTTCAGCGTAAAAAGAATAACAGAGAGTTAAATCAGAGTCGTCTTGAGATTCAGAAGCAAAACATAAAGTTATGTAACCTGAATAAAGAAAAAGATGAATTTATGAGTGTTGCTGCACACGATCTCCGAAATCCCATTACATCGATTTCTATGGCTGCGGACCTTATTTCTAGTTCACCCGAAATAGACCGCAATACCGTACATGAATACACAGGAATGATTAAGGTCTCGGCTAACCGAATGCTGACACTCATCAACAGCCTTCTTGATATACAGTCCATTTCAGCAAGCAGGGGTGGGAACAATAAGGTCCGGGAAGTTAATATGAATACACTGGTTGAAGAGTCCGTTCAGCATTTTCACCGTCCCGCATCCAGTAAGGAAATTGAGCTCAAATTAATACTGCAACGTGAACTAACGGAAATCATGGGCGATCCGGATAATATTCTTCGGATATTAGATAACCTTATTTCGAATGCGATAAAATACTCACCAGCCAAGACATCAGTCTCCATCGTTACGGAACAGAAAGGTAGACACGTTCGGATATCTGTCAGAGATCAGGGTCCCGGGATCACACCGGAAGATCAGCAGAAGTTATTTGGTAAGTTTACAAGGTTATCAAACAGGCCTACCGGTAACGAATCTTCAACCGGGCTTGGGCTTTTTATCGTTAAGAAAATCGCGGAATCTATGGACGGAAAAGTCTGGTGTGAAAGTGAACAGGGCTGTGGATCTGTCTTTTTCGTGGAACTGCCACTCAATCAAAATTCCAGGCAACACGATGCCCGTTCACGACGAAAAAAAGTGACTGCGAAGCTTTAA
- a CDS encoding esterase family protein — protein sequence MKREEHSWKSPSLGKKMKLLKYGTSGAPVIIFPSEEGTCSEWEETGMIESLQVQINEGYNQFFCVDSIAEESLLNKEADPSLRIRRQMQYEQYITDEVIPFVRKQNSSSYLILSGAFLGAYYAFLIGLKHPELVHKVIGISGMYDIKSYLDGHYDDSAYFSNPIDFLPNLNDRAILKQFEDVDFRLLSYSNDPLRGCSEKISDLLWSKNINHKFYVWDEKVSDPWKLVDSMFIEHLF from the coding sequence ATGAAACGGGAAGAGCACAGCTGGAAAAGTCCAAGTCTCGGTAAAAAGATGAAACTTCTGAAGTATGGCACGAGCGGGGCACCCGTCATTATTTTTCCTTCCGAAGAGGGTACCTGCAGTGAGTGGGAAGAAACCGGTATGATTGAATCGCTCCAGGTTCAGATAAACGAGGGGTACAATCAGTTCTTTTGTGTGGACTCTATTGCAGAAGAAAGTCTTTTGAACAAAGAGGCAGATCCTTCGCTGAGAATTCGCCGGCAAATGCAGTACGAGCAATACATCACAGATGAGGTGATCCCTTTTGTGAGAAAACAGAACAGCAGTTCCTACCTGATACTCTCCGGTGCATTTCTCGGAGCCTACTACGCATTCCTGATCGGGCTCAAACATCCTGAGCTGGTGCACAAAGTGATCGGCATCAGCGGAATGTATGATATCAAATCCTATCTGGATGGCCACTACGACGACTCTGCATACTTTAGCAACCCGATCGATTTTCTGCCAAATCTAAACGACCGGGCGATTCTAAAGCAGTTTGAAGATGTTGATTTCAGACTTCTGAGCTACTCCAATGATCCGCTTCGGGGTTGCTCTGAAAAGATCAGCGACCTGCTTTGGTCGAAAAACATCAACCACAAGTTTTATGTATGGGATGAGAAAGTTTCTGACCCCTGGAAACTGGTCGATTCCATGTTCATCGAGCATTTATTTTAG